One Methanocaldococcus infernus ME DNA segment encodes these proteins:
- a CDS encoding NADH-quinone oxidoreductase subunit B family protein gives MKKISRKKCIHVMLVYTGGCNGCDIEAVNAVFSPYYDAEQYNVFLTFNPRETDILIVSGCVTKFVKESLRKIYEKIPEPKAVVAIGSCALTGGVYKNIGGDLGTSDFVAGPVENIIPVDVKVPGCAPRPEDIISGIVKAIPLVVER, from the coding sequence ATGAAAAAGATTTCAAGGAAGAAGTGTATTCATGTCATGCTTGTCTATACTGGAGGTTGTAATGGTTGTGATATTGAAGCTGTTAATGCTGTTTTCTCTCCTTACTATGATGCTGAGCAATATAATGTTTTTTTAACCTTCAATCCAAGGGAAACAGATATCTTAATAGTTAGTGGTTGTGTAACAAAATTTGTTAAGGAAAGCTTAAGGAAAATTTATGAGAAGATTCCTGAGCCTAAGGCTGTTGTAGCCATTGGAAGCTGTGCCTTAACTGGAGGAGTATATAAAAATATAGGTGGAGACTTAGGAACCTCTGACTTTGTTGCTGGGCCTGTTGAAAATATTATTCCTGTTGATGTTAAAGTTCCTGGCTGTGCTCCAAGGCCAGAGGATATAATAAGTGGGATAGTTAAAGCTATTCCCTTGGTGGTGGAAAGATGA
- the cutA gene encoding divalent-cation tolerance protein CutA: MIIIYTTFPNMEKAKEVCKALLEKKLVGCVNLREHLALYWWEGKIEEDEEIGAILKTRDELKDKVIEELKKLHPYSVPAIIWFKVNANDEYLDWLKKVTE, encoded by the coding sequence ATGATCATTATATATACAACATTTCCAAATATGGAGAAGGCTAAAGAGGTTTGTAAAGCTCTATTGGAGAAAAAATTAGTTGGTTGTGTAAACTTAAGAGAGCATCTTGCCTTATATTGGTGGGAGGGAAAGATAGAGGAAGATGAAGAAATAGGAGCTATTTTAAAAACAAGGGATGAGCTGAAAGATAAGGTTATAGAGGAGTTAAAAAAGCTTCATCCCTATTCAGTGCCAGCCATTATTTGGTTTAAAGTTAATGCCAATGATGAATACTTAGATTGGTTAAAGAAGGTGACTGAATGA
- a CDS encoding RNA chaperone Hfq produces the protein MNNKGKRNTQKKQIQNFEYARKLRGKNVKIFLRNGEVLDAEVTGVSNYEIIVKVENRNLLIFKHAIDYIEFQP, from the coding sequence ATGAATAATAAGGGAAAAAGAAATACTCAAAAAAAGCAAATACAAAATTTTGAGTATGCAAGGAAGTTAAGAGGGAAGAATGTTAAAATATTCTTAAGGAATGGAGAAGTGTTAGATGCTGAGGTTACAGGAGTCTCAAACTATGAGATAATAGTTAAGGTTGAAAATAGAAATTTATTAATTTTCAAGCATGCCATTGACTACATTGAGTTCCAGCCTTAA
- a CDS encoding signal recognition particle protein Srp54 has protein sequence MLEKLSENLNKAINKIKNAMFVDKKLIKEVVKDIQRALIQADVNVKLVLKITKEIERRALEEEPPKGFSKKEHIIKIVYEELVKLLGEEAKPLKIEPGRRNVIMLVGIQGSGKTTTAAKLAKYLKKKGYRVGLIAADTYRPAAYEQLKQLAEKIDVPIYGDLSKKPEDIVKEGLNKFKNVDVVIIDTAGRHKEEKGLLEEMKRIKEISNPDEIMLVIDGTIGQQARVQAKAFKDAVGEIGSIIVTKLDGSAKGGGALSAVAETKAPIKFIGTGEKIDDFEEFDPKKFISRLLGLGDLDTLLKKADEIIDEKAEESVEAIMRGKFTLNELKAQLEAIENMGSMKKILSMIPGLSGMPKELSHLTEAKIKRYKVIIDSMTMEERENPKIIKASRIRRIARGSGSSESEVKEVLRYYETTKNAIEKLRKGKMLRVGGPLGQILRQLMFKDI, from the coding sequence ATGTTAGAAAAACTTAGTGAGAACTTAAACAAGGCAATAAATAAAATAAAAAATGCCATGTTTGTGGATAAAAAGCTAATAAAGGAGGTTGTTAAAGATATCCAAAGAGCCTTAATACAGGCTGATGTTAATGTCAAGTTGGTTCTAAAAATAACCAAAGAGATAGAGAGGAGAGCCTTAGAGGAAGAGCCTCCTAAAGGCTTCTCAAAGAAAGAGCATATTATTAAGATAGTCTATGAAGAGCTTGTCAAACTTTTAGGAGAAGAGGCTAAGCCATTAAAGATAGAGCCTGGTAGGAGAAATGTTATTATGCTTGTTGGTATTCAGGGGAGTGGAAAGACTACAACAGCAGCTAAGTTGGCTAAATATTTAAAAAAGAAAGGTTATAGAGTTGGGCTAATAGCAGCTGACACTTATAGACCAGCAGCTTATGAACAATTAAAGCAACTTGCTGAAAAGATAGATGTGCCAATATATGGAGATCTAAGTAAGAAGCCAGAAGATATAGTTAAAGAAGGACTAAATAAATTTAAAAATGTTGATGTAGTAATTATTGATACAGCTGGAAGGCATAAGGAGGAGAAGGGGTTATTAGAGGAGATGAAAAGAATTAAAGAGATCTCTAACCCTGATGAAATCATGTTAGTTATTGATGGAACCATTGGACAACAGGCAAGGGTTCAGGCCAAAGCTTTTAAAGATGCTGTTGGAGAGATTGGAAGTATAATAGTTACTAAGTTAGATGGTTCAGCTAAAGGGGGAGGAGCATTAAGTGCTGTTGCTGAAACTAAGGCTCCAATAAAGTTTATTGGTACTGGAGAGAAGATAGATGACTTTGAAGAGTTTGACCCTAAGAAGTTTATTTCAAGACTCTTAGGCTTAGGAGACTTAGACACTTTACTCAAAAAAGCTGATGAAATTATAGATGAGAAGGCTGAGGAGAGTGTAGAAGCTATAATGAGGGGTAAGTTTACATTGAATGAGCTTAAGGCTCAGTTGGAAGCTATTGAAAATATGGGCTCAATGAAAAAAATCTTAAGTATGATCCCTGGCTTAAGTGGAATGCCTAAAGAGCTCTCACATCTAACAGAGGCTAAGATAAAGAGATATAAGGTTATTATTGACTCTATGACAATGGAGGAGAGAGAAAATCCTAAGATAATTAAAGCCTCAAGGATCAGAAGAATAGCAAGAGGCTCAGGCTCTTCTGAGAGTGAAGTTAAGGAAGTTTTAAGATACTATGAAACTACAAAGAATGCTATAGAAAAGTTGAGAAAGGGGAAGATGTTAAGAGTTGGAGGACCTTTAGGACAAATATTAAGGCAATTAATGTTTAAAGATATTTAA
- a CDS encoding TIGR00296 family protein, translating to MRLLTLEEGEFAVRYARAVIESHLSGKELILESYPEIFNEKRGCFCTLHTYPERELRGCIGIPEPIMPLIEALREAALGSIRDPRFPPVTLEEMDHIVIEVSILTPPQLIEVSNPKEYLEKIKIGEDGLIIEYGPYRGLLLPQVPVEYGWDVEEFLAHLCLKAGLPPDMWLVEGVKIYKFQAQIFEELEPRGKIVEKKLTGPH from the coding sequence ATGAGACTTCTAACCTTAGAAGAAGGAGAATTTGCAGTTAGATATGCAAGGGCTGTTATAGAATCTCATTTATCTGGAAAAGAGCTTATTTTAGAAAGCTATCCTGAAATTTTCAATGAAAAAAGAGGGTGCTTTTGTACTCTCCACACATATCCAGAGAGGGAGTTAAGAGGCTGTATCGGAATTCCTGAGCCAATTATGCCACTGATTGAAGCTTTAAGAGAAGCAGCCTTAGGGTCAATAAGGGATCCAAGATTTCCACCAGTTACCTTAGAGGAGATGGATCATATTGTAATAGAGGTTAGTATCTTAACCCCTCCACAGCTTATAGAGGTTAGTAATCCAAAAGAATACTTAGAAAAAATAAAGATTGGAGAGGATGGGCTAATTATTGAGTATGGCCCTTACAGAGGCTTACTCCTCCCACAGGTTCCTGTTGAGTATGGCTGGGATGTTGAAGAATTTTTAGCCCATCTCTGCTTAAAAGCAGGCTTACCTCCAGATATGTGGTTAGTAGAAGGAGTTAAAATTTACAAATTCCAAGCTCAAATTTTTGAAGAGCTTGAACCAAGAGGAAAAATAGTTGAAAAGAAGCTAACCGGTCCTCATTAG
- a CDS encoding respiratory chain complex I subunit 1 family protein: protein MIKFLAPIIAFALSTYLPGIQRKIEARIQQRIGPSILAPGFWAFFKFLFKECRNPDSKLPKLYNYLPILSILVLIVIIYSCSFYNIKVLSNIIVILGLLKIEEMMYIILGSLSCSIMGYRMPYIDECLGAKVYEVTKLSLEQLGAIRSFKMITITSFPLYLAIFLPFVNEKTIFLDSIIGKPFILSLAGIFGAITFFIGYIIALREYPFSITHAKVDIIEGPTMELMGKFRTFYLALKELLLITLGILFTTLYLGIPPDSLINLAINFAIALTFPIMAAVVRAFSPMLLFKHLYHISFIATLLGSVGFLLALLWQ, encoded by the coding sequence ATGATAAAGTTCTTAGCTCCAATAATTGCCTTTGCCCTCTCTACCTATCTCCCAGGAATTCAGAGAAAGATTGAGGCAAGAATTCAACAGAGGATAGGACCAAGTATCTTAGCCCCAGGATTTTGGGCATTTTTTAAATTTCTATTTAAGGAGTGTAGAAATCCAGATAGTAAGTTGCCTAAGCTTTATAACTATCTTCCAATCCTCTCTATTTTAGTCCTTATAGTTATTATTTACTCATGCTCCTTCTACAATATCAAAGTGTTATCAAATATTATTGTTATCTTAGGTCTTCTAAAGATAGAGGAGATGATGTACATCATCTTAGGCTCTCTTTCCTGTTCCATTATGGGTTATAGAATGCCATATATTGATGAGTGCTTAGGAGCTAAGGTTTATGAAGTAACTAAGTTGTCCCTTGAACAACTTGGAGCAATAAGGAGCTTTAAGATGATAACTATAACATCCTTCCCACTATACTTAGCTATCTTCCTACCATTTGTGAATGAGAAAACCATATTCTTAGACAGCATTATAGGGAAACCTTTTATCCTCTCCTTAGCTGGCATTTTTGGAGCCATAACCTTCTTTATTGGGTATATTATAGCTTTAAGAGAATATCCTTTCTCTATAACCCATGCTAAAGTAGATATTATAGAAGGCCCTACTATGGAGTTGATGGGAAAGTTTAGAACCTTCTACTTAGCTCTAAAGGAGTTACTTCTAATAACCTTAGGAATTTTATTTACAACCTTATACCTTGGCATTCCACCAGATTCTTTAATTAACCTTGCTATTAACTTTGCCATAGCCTTAACTTTCCCAATTATGGCTGCTGTAGTTAGGGCATTCTCTCCAATGCTGTTATTTAAACATCTTTACCATATATCATTTATAGCCACACTTCTTGGCTCAGTTGGGTTTCTCTTAGCACTACTCTGGCAATGA
- a CDS encoding HesB-like protein encodes MKVEISNDAKNFILEKLKKKGSDSVIIYFDGFGUCGPRFGVAIAEPKEDDKLIYDNEFKIFLDKVAQQWLSSVKIELKRSLFGKYLKVGNSRDC; translated from the coding sequence ATGAAGGTTGAGATAAGTAATGATGCTAAAAATTTCATCTTGGAGAAGTTAAAGAAAAAAGGTTCAGATAGTGTAATAATTTACTTTGATGGCTTTGGATGATGTGGCCCAAGGTTTGGGGTAGCCATTGCTGAGCCTAAGGAAGATGATAAGTTAATTTATGACAATGAATTTAAAATCTTCTTAGATAAAGTGGCTCAGCAATGGCTTAGTAGTGTAAAGATAGAGCTTAAAAGAAGCTTATTTGGTAAGTACTTAAAAGTTGGTAACAGTAGAGATTGCTAA